A window of the Cucurbita pepo subsp. pepo cultivar mu-cu-16 chromosome LG01, ASM280686v2, whole genome shotgun sequence genome harbors these coding sequences:
- the LOC111788352 gene encoding FAD synthetase 2, chloroplastic-like, with the protein MLAAGARVSHHLRECDSQFGFGLTSGLTSFPVVLFPPIWSRKPTSNFPSISRRSQPRGVSFFCSIIPSTSPGEIPVISDSFGSREDDREVSVAGGIVALGKFDALHVGHRELAIQASTVGSPFLLSFVGIAEVLGWEPRAPIVAQCDRKRVLSSWAPYCRNSAPSEYQIQFSSVRYLTPREFVEKLSKELGVRGVVAGESYRFGYKAAGDAAELVKLCEEYGLGAYIIKSVMDTNQKVVNSTNSMERGQVSSTRVRYALSIGDMKYVSELLGRRHRLILMAKGLEGLSNSNSNSRVSAPKSCLLNLAPKEGLYNKCFICTSDDDLIPCRVVIDSTHVHIEMDDIGTRHPVGTQNYLSVEFDHEGA; encoded by the exons ATGTTGGCTGCCGGCGCTCGCGTTTCTCACCATCTCCGGGAGTGCGACTCTCAATTTGGCTTCGGATTAACCTCAGGCCTTACCTCCTTCCCCGTCGTTCTATTTCCTCCGATATGGTCTCGCAAGCCCACTTCTAATTTCCCTTCAATTTCTCGCCGCTCCCAACCACGTggggtttctttcttttgctcCATTATCCCCTCCACCTCCCCCGGAGAAATCCCCGTTATCTCCGATTCTTTTGG TTCACGAGAGGATGATCGTGAAGTCTCTGTGGCAG GAGGAATAGTAGCATTAGGAAAATTTGATGCTCTTCACGTTGGACATCGAGAGCTCGCAATTCAAGCTTCAACGGTTGGATCTCCATTTCTATTGTCATTCGTTGGAATTGCTGAAGTACTCGGTTGGGAACCGAG GGCTCCCATAGTGGCTCAATGTGATAGGAAGCGAGTACTTTCCTCATGGGCACCATACTGCCGAAACTCAGCTCCATCCGAATATCAGATTCAATTTTCAAGCGTTCGTTATCTAACTCCACGAGAATTTGTTGAGAAATTATCAAAGGAGCTTGGCGTTCGTGGAGTTGTTGCag GTGAAAGCTATAGGTTTGGATATAAAGCAGCAGGTGATGCAGCGGAGCTAGTGAAACTGTGTGAGGAATATGGGTTAGGTgcttatattataaaatctGTGATGGACACAAACCAAAAAGTTGTTAATTCTACCAATTCAATGGAGAGAGGACAAGTGTCATCTACTCGGGTTCGCTACGCCCTTTCCATAGGAGATATGAAGTATGTCTCTGAGCTTTTAGGCCGCAGACATCGCCTTATTTTGATGGCAAAAGGCCTAGAGGGATTAAGCAATAGCAATAGCAATAGCAGAGTGTCTGCCCCAAAATCATGTTTGTTAAATTTAGCGCCAAAAGAAGGTCTCTATAATAAGTGTTTCATCTGTACAAGTGACGATGATCTAATCCCATGTCGGGTAGTTATCGACTCGACTCATGTTCACATAGAAATGGACGATATAGGCACACGTCATCCCGTAGGAACACAAAACTACTTAAGTGTTGAATTTGACCATGAAGGAGCATGA